In a single window of the Atlantibacter hermannii genome:
- the galT gene encoding galactose-1-phosphate uridylyltransferase: protein MEKFNPVDHPHRRYNPLTGQWILVSPHRAKRPWQGAQETPSNTVLPSHDPDCFLCPGNVRVTGDTNPAYTGTYVFTNDFAALMTDTPDAPETQDPLMRLESARGTSRVICFSPDHSKTLPELTLPALEEVVSTWQTQTEELGRTYPWVQVFENKGAAMGCSNPHPHGQVWANNFLPNEAAREDTLQRDYFAAHGSPMLLDYVQRELADGSRTVVETEHWLAVVPYWAAWPFETLLLPKAHVTRMTELDEAQRRDLALALKKLTSRYDNLFTCSFPYSMGWHGAPFTEDDPTPWQLHAHFYPPLLRSATVRKFMVGYEMLAETQRDLTAEQAAERLRAVSDIHFRESGE, encoded by the coding sequence ATGGAAAAGTTTAACCCGGTCGATCATCCACATCGTCGTTATAACCCCCTTACCGGGCAATGGATTCTGGTTTCGCCGCACCGGGCTAAACGCCCGTGGCAGGGCGCGCAGGAAACCCCATCCAATACGGTGCTGCCGTCCCACGATCCCGATTGCTTCCTGTGCCCGGGCAATGTGCGCGTTACGGGCGATACCAACCCGGCCTACACCGGCACCTATGTATTTACCAATGATTTTGCGGCGCTGATGACCGACACGCCGGACGCGCCGGAAACGCAGGATCCGCTGATGCGCCTTGAGAGCGCGCGCGGCACCAGCCGCGTGATCTGCTTCTCGCCGGATCACAGTAAAACGCTGCCGGAACTTACGTTGCCGGCGCTGGAAGAGGTGGTAAGCACCTGGCAGACCCAGACGGAAGAACTGGGCCGCACTTACCCGTGGGTGCAGGTGTTTGAAAACAAAGGCGCGGCGATGGGTTGCTCCAACCCGCATCCGCACGGACAAGTGTGGGCCAACAACTTCCTGCCGAACGAAGCCGCACGGGAAGACACGCTTCAGCGTGATTACTTTGCCGCGCACGGCAGCCCCATGCTGCTGGATTACGTCCAGCGCGAACTGGCGGATGGTAGCCGCACCGTCGTGGAAACGGAGCACTGGCTGGCGGTAGTGCCCTACTGGGCCGCCTGGCCGTTTGAAACGCTGCTGCTGCCCAAAGCGCATGTGACGCGCATGACTGAACTGGACGAGGCGCAACGCCGTGATCTGGCACTGGCGCTTAAGAAACTGACCAGCCGTTATGACAACCTGTTTACCTGCTCCTTCCCTTATTCCATGGGATGGCATGGCGCGCCGTTTACTGAAGACGATCCGACGCCCTGGCAGTTGCATGCCCATTTCTACCCGCCGTTGCTGCGTTCAGCCACGGTGCGCAAATTCATGGTGGGCTACGAAATGCTGGCCGAAACACAGCGCGACTTAACTGCTGAGCAAGCTGCCGAGCGCCTGCGCGCGGTAAGCGACATCCATTTTCGCGAGTCCGGAGAATAA
- the galK gene encoding galactokinase, translated as MFPRAPGLSSSASLEVAVGTVFQQLYHLPLDGAQIALNGQEAENQFVGCNCGIMDQLISALGKKDHALLIDCRSLGTKAVPMPEGVAVVIINSNFKRTLVGSEYNTRREQCETGARFFTQKALRDVKLEQFNAVAHELDPVVAKRVRHVLTENARTVEAADALAKGDLTRMGVLMAESHASMRDDFEITVPQIDTLVEIVKQVIGDQGGVRMTGGGFWRLYRRSDARCPRTGSERGRCQPVRSQNGHQRNIYVCKASEGAGQC; from the coding sequence ATGTTCCCCAGGGCGCCAGGCTTAAGCTCGTCGGCTTCGCTGGAAGTGGCCGTCGGCACCGTGTTCCAGCAGCTTTACCATTTACCGCTGGACGGCGCGCAGATCGCCCTGAACGGTCAGGAAGCGGAGAACCAGTTCGTCGGCTGTAACTGCGGCATTATGGATCAGCTTATTTCCGCGCTGGGTAAAAAGGATCATGCCCTGCTCATCGACTGCCGGTCGCTGGGGACCAAAGCAGTACCCATGCCGGAAGGCGTGGCTGTGGTGATCATCAACAGTAATTTCAAGCGCACCCTGGTGGGCAGCGAATACAACACCCGTCGCGAACAGTGTGAAACCGGCGCCCGTTTCTTTACTCAGAAAGCACTGCGCGATGTGAAGCTGGAGCAGTTTAACGCCGTGGCGCATGAACTGGACCCGGTAGTCGCGAAACGCGTGCGTCATGTGCTGACCGAAAACGCGCGTACCGTTGAAGCGGCGGACGCGCTGGCGAAGGGCGACCTGACACGCATGGGCGTGTTGATGGCGGAATCTCATGCCTCCATGCGTGACGACTTTGAAATTACCGTACCGCAGATCGATACACTGGTTGAGATTGTTAAACAGGTGATTGGCGACCAGGGCGGCGTACGTATGACCGGCGGCGGGTTTTGGCGGTTGTATCGTCGCTCTGATGCCAGATGCCCTCGTACCGGCAGTGAAAGAGGCCGTTGCCAGCCAGTACGAAGCCAAAACGGGCATCAAAGAAACATTTATGTGTGTAAAGCGTCAGAAGGAGCCGGACAGTGTTAA
- the galM gene encoding aldose 1-epimerase (mutarotase), translated as MLRETTALAPDGLPYRLTTLRNNAGMVVCLMDWGATLLSARVPMPDGTVRETLLGCPSPEEWQNQTAFLGASIGRYANRIAKSTFMLDGETVSLTPSQGENQLHGGPEGFDKRRWLIERQNESEVVYTLTSPDGDQGFPGEARAWAHYTLTEDNQLVIEYRATVDKPCPVNLTNHAYFNLDGSQGDVRNHRLQLFADAYLPVDNMGIPSRDLTKVALTSFDFRQPKIIAQEFMSDADQQQVKGYDHAFLLQAKGDLTKPAAHLWSSDEKLQMTVYTTAPALQFYSGNFLEGTPAREQGHYSAWQGLALESEFLPDSPNHPEWPQPDCVLRPGQEYRSVTIYHFLAQ; from the coding sequence GTGTTAAGAGAAACCACGGCGTTAGCCCCTGACGGGCTGCCGTATCGACTCACCACGCTGCGTAACAACGCCGGAATGGTGGTCTGTTTGATGGACTGGGGCGCGACGTTGCTCTCCGCGCGCGTGCCAATGCCTGACGGAACAGTGCGGGAAACCCTGCTGGGTTGCCCTTCACCCGAGGAGTGGCAGAACCAGACCGCATTCCTGGGCGCCAGCATTGGCCGTTACGCCAACCGAATCGCAAAATCGACCTTTATGCTGGACGGTGAGACCGTTTCGCTCACGCCAAGCCAGGGCGAGAATCAACTGCACGGCGGGCCGGAAGGCTTTGATAAACGCCGCTGGCTGATTGAACGTCAGAATGAATCGGAAGTGGTGTACACCCTCACCTCGCCGGATGGCGATCAGGGCTTCCCGGGTGAAGCGCGAGCCTGGGCGCACTATACGCTGACCGAAGACAATCAACTCGTGATTGAGTATCGCGCCACGGTGGACAAGCCCTGCCCGGTCAATTTGACCAACCACGCATACTTCAACCTTGATGGTTCGCAGGGCGACGTACGTAATCACCGTTTACAGCTTTTCGCCGATGCGTACCTGCCGGTCGATAACATGGGTATTCCCTCGCGGGACCTGACAAAAGTGGCACTCACCAGCTTCGATTTTCGTCAGCCGAAAATCATTGCTCAGGAGTTTATGAGTGATGCCGACCAGCAGCAGGTAAAAGGCTACGATCACGCCTTTTTACTTCAGGCTAAAGGCGACCTCACAAAACCTGCTGCCCATCTGTGGTCAAGCGATGAAAAACTGCAAATGACGGTGTACACCACGGCTCCGGCTTTACAGTTTTATTCGGGTAATTTCCTGGAAGGCACCCCGGCCCGTGAACAGGGTCATTACTCCGCCTGGCAAGGGCTGGCGCTGGAAAGCGAGTTTTTGCCGGACAGTCCGAACCATCCGGAGTGGCCGCAACCTGATTGCGTCCTGCGGCCCGGTCAGGAATACCGTAGCGTCACGATTTATCATTTCCTGGCGCAGTAA
- the gpmA gene encoding phosphoglyceromutase, translated as MAVTKLVLVRHGESQWNNENRFTGWYDVDLSEKGVGEAKAAGKLLKGEGFSFDFAYTSVLKRAIHTLWNILDELDQAWLPVEKSWKLNERHYGALQGLNKAETAEKYGDEQVKQWRRGFAVTPPELTRDDERYPGHDPRYAKLTEKELPLTESLALTIDRVIPYWNDAILPRLKSGERVIIAAHGNSLRALVKYLDNMSEEEILELNIPTGVPLVYEFDENFKPIKHYYLGNADEIAAKAAAVANQGKAK; from the coding sequence ATGGCTGTTACTAAGCTGGTACTGGTTCGTCACGGTGAAAGTCAGTGGAACAACGAAAACCGCTTCACCGGTTGGTATGACGTTGACCTGTCTGAAAAAGGCGTAGGCGAAGCGAAAGCGGCAGGTAAACTGCTGAAAGGTGAAGGCTTTAGCTTTGATTTTGCTTATACCTCTGTGCTGAAACGTGCCATCCACACGCTGTGGAACATTCTGGATGAGCTGGACCAGGCGTGGTTGCCGGTTGAGAAATCCTGGAAACTGAACGAACGCCACTACGGTGCGTTGCAGGGCCTGAACAAAGCCGAAACGGCTGAGAAATACGGTGACGAGCAGGTTAAGCAGTGGCGTCGCGGCTTCGCGGTAACCCCGCCGGAACTGACCCGTGACGACGAACGTTACCCGGGCCACGATCCGCGCTACGCGAAACTGACCGAGAAAGAGCTGCCGCTGACGGAAAGCCTGGCGCTGACCATCGATCGCGTGATCCCTTACTGGAATGACGCGATTCTGCCGCGCCTGAAAAGCGGTGAGCGCGTAATCATTGCCGCGCACGGCAACTCCCTGCGCGCGCTGGTGAAATACCTCGACAACATGAGCGAAGAAGAGATCCTCGAACTGAACATCCCGACTGGCGTACCGCTGGTGTACGAGTTCGATGAAAACTTCAAACCGATCAAACACTACTATCTGGGTAACGCTGACGAAATCGCTGCGAAAGCTGCAGCCGTTGCGAACCAGGGCAAAGCGAAATAA
- the aroG gene encoding phospho-2-dehydro-3-deoxyheptonate aldolase — MNYQNDDLRINTINELLPPVALLEKFPATEKAAKTVSQSRQAIHQILKGQDDRLLVVIGPCSIHDPEAAKEYASRLLALRESLKGELEVVMRVYFEKPRTTVGWKGLINDPHMDNSFQINDGLRIARKLLLDINHSGLPAAGEFLDMITPQYLADLMSWGAIGARTTESQVHRELASGLSCPVGFKNGTDGTIKVAIDAINAASAPHCFLSVTKWGHSAIVSTSGNGDCHIILRGGKEPNYSAAHVADVKTGLIKAGLTPQVMIDFSHANSSKQFQKQMDVGADVCQQIASGEKAIMGVMIESHLVEGNQSLESGEPLVYGKSVTDACIGWEDTETLLNQLAAAVKARRA; from the coding sequence ATGAATTATCAGAACGACGACTTACGAATCAATACCATCAATGAGCTGTTGCCCCCTGTTGCGTTGTTAGAAAAATTCCCCGCCACGGAGAAAGCCGCTAAAACTGTTTCTCAATCCCGTCAGGCTATTCACCAGATCCTGAAAGGGCAGGACGATCGCCTGCTGGTGGTCATCGGGCCATGCTCCATTCACGATCCCGAAGCGGCGAAAGAGTACGCCTCCCGTCTGCTGGCACTGCGCGAAAGCCTGAAGGGTGAACTTGAAGTCGTGATGCGCGTCTATTTTGAAAAGCCGCGTACCACTGTGGGCTGGAAAGGATTGATCAACGATCCGCATATGGATAACTCGTTCCAGATTAACGACGGCCTGCGCATTGCCCGGAAGCTGCTGCTGGATATCAACCATTCCGGCCTGCCGGCTGCGGGTGAATTCCTGGATATGATCACCCCGCAATACCTTGCCGATTTGATGAGCTGGGGCGCCATCGGCGCGCGTACCACCGAGTCTCAGGTGCACCGCGAACTGGCTTCCGGTCTTTCCTGCCCGGTCGGTTTTAAAAATGGCACCGACGGCACGATTAAAGTCGCCATTGACGCCATTAATGCCGCCAGCGCGCCGCACTGCTTCCTGTCGGTGACCAAATGGGGCCACTCGGCGATTGTCAGTACCAGCGGCAACGGCGACTGCCACATTATTTTGCGTGGTGGCAAAGAGCCTAACTACAGCGCAGCCCACGTTGCAGACGTCAAAACGGGACTTATCAAAGCGGGTCTGACGCCGCAGGTGATGATCGATTTCAGTCATGCCAATTCCAGTAAGCAATTCCAGAAGCAGATGGATGTCGGCGCTGATGTATGCCAGCAGATCGCCAGCGGTGAAAAAGCGATCATGGGCGTGATGATTGAAAGCCATCTGGTTGAGGGCAATCAGAGTCTTGAAAGCGGCGAGCCGCTGGTGTACGGCAAGAGCGTGACAGATGCCTGCATCGGTTGGGAAGACACCGAAACGCTGCTGAATCAACTTGCTGCAGCGGTGAAAGCGCGTCGCGCATAA
- the ybgS gene encoding putative homeobox protein, with translation MNKLTALLLSATLSLASGAALAADTSNNSTDNNGPANAAANAGVGTPDAVQNTAPKDVNNNDINTGNMNNAGTTGTNTGTGAGTGTSTGTMMNSGSSSSTNMNSATSSGPQSADEIHKNTQCKEGKCPDVNEKVETHQGSGKVNPNTDGTTH, from the coding sequence ATGAACAAACTGACTGCATTACTTCTTAGCGCAACGCTCTCTTTAGCCAGTGGTGCGGCCCTGGCCGCTGATACGTCTAACAACTCGACGGACAATAATGGCCCGGCAAACGCTGCTGCCAACGCTGGCGTAGGCACCCCTGACGCTGTGCAAAACACTGCGCCGAAAGATGTTAACAATAACGACATCAATACCGGCAATATGAATAACGCTGGTACGACTGGCACCAATACCGGTACAGGCGCAGGCACGGGTACCAGCACTGGCACCATGATGAACTCGGGTTCATCCAGCTCAACCAATATGAATAGTGCAACCTCATCCGGCCCGCAGTCTGCCGATGAAATTCATAAAAACACCCAGTGTAAAGAAGGTAAATGCCCGGACGTCAACGAGAAAGTTGAAACCCACCAGGGCAGCGGTAAAGTTAATCCGAATACCGACGGCACCACGCACTAA
- the zitB gene encoding zinc transporter: MAHSHSHSSDSHANSKRLLAAFIVTATFMVLEVVGGLISGSLALLADAGHMLTDAAALLFAFLAVYFARRPPTARQTFGWLRLTTLAAFVNAIALVVITVVIVWEAFIRFFNPQPVGGKTMMVIAVAGLIANLLAFWILHSGSGEKNMNVRAAALHVLGDLLGSVGAIIAAIVILWTGWTPVDPILSVLVSALVLRSAWRLLKESVNELLEGAPSSLDVAALKRNLSRSIPEVRDVHHVHVWLVGEKPVMTLHVQVIPPHDHDALLGRIQHFLEHEYQVGHATIQMEYQPCSGLDCHLYQSTPQGHHHHH; encoded by the coding sequence ATGGCTCATTCACACTCCCACTCGTCCGACAGCCACGCTAACAGCAAAAGGCTACTCGCGGCATTTATTGTTACCGCCACGTTTATGGTGCTTGAAGTCGTCGGCGGCTTAATTTCAGGTTCCCTCGCGCTGCTGGCTGATGCCGGTCATATGCTTACTGATGCAGCGGCATTGCTGTTTGCGTTTCTGGCGGTTTATTTTGCCCGTCGCCCTCCTACGGCACGTCAAACATTCGGCTGGCTACGTCTGACTACGCTCGCCGCTTTTGTGAACGCTATTGCGCTCGTGGTGATTACCGTCGTGATTGTGTGGGAAGCGTTTATCCGCTTCTTCAACCCGCAACCCGTCGGCGGTAAGACAATGATGGTGATTGCCGTTGCCGGGCTGATAGCCAATTTACTGGCGTTCTGGATCCTGCATAGCGGAAGCGGCGAAAAGAATATGAATGTGCGGGCGGCGGCGCTGCACGTGCTGGGGGATTTGCTGGGTTCCGTAGGGGCCATTATCGCTGCGATAGTGATCCTGTGGACCGGCTGGACACCTGTCGATCCTATTTTATCGGTGCTGGTGTCGGCTCTGGTATTGCGGAGTGCATGGCGCCTGCTCAAGGAAAGCGTCAATGAGTTGCTGGAAGGAGCCCCTTCCTCGCTGGACGTTGCGGCGCTGAAACGCAATCTGAGCCGTTCGATTCCTGAAGTGCGCGATGTCCATCATGTGCATGTCTGGCTGGTTGGCGAAAAGCCGGTCATGACGCTGCATGTTCAGGTCATACCGCCTCACGATCACGACGCGCTGTTAGGGCGTATCCAGCATTTCCTTGAGCACGAATACCAGGTCGGACACGCCACCATACAGATGGAATACCAGCCCTGTAGCGGGCTGGATTGCCATCTTTACCAGTCAACGCCCCAGGGGCATCACCATCATCATTAA
- the pnuC_1 gene encoding nicotinamide mononucleotide transport protein, protein MDFFSVQNILVHIPIGTGGYSLSWIEAIGTVAGLLCIWLASLEKIINYFFGLINVTLFAVIFFQIQLYASLLLQLFFFVANIYGWYAWSRQNNNNEALLKIRWLPLPKAIGWLAACAIAIGFMTFYIDPVFSFLTRIAVSIMQTLGLNVTQPELQPDAFPFWDSCMMVLSVVAMILMTRKYVENWLLWVIINVISVVIFALQGVLAMSLEYLILTFIALNGSRMWIKAAREHGSRALG, encoded by the coding sequence ATGGATTTTTTTAGCGTACAGAACATCCTGGTCCACATACCGATTGGAACAGGCGGGTATTCATTGTCATGGATTGAGGCGATTGGCACCGTCGCCGGGCTGCTGTGTATCTGGCTGGCCAGCCTTGAAAAAATTATTAACTACTTCTTTGGCCTGATTAACGTCACGTTGTTTGCGGTGATTTTTTTCCAGATCCAGCTGTACGCCAGCCTGTTGTTACAGCTGTTTTTCTTCGTCGCCAATATTTACGGATGGTACGCGTGGTCCCGGCAAAATAATAATAACGAGGCGCTGCTGAAGATCCGCTGGTTGCCGCTGCCGAAAGCCATTGGTTGGCTGGCAGCCTGCGCAATTGCGATTGGCTTCATGACATTCTATATCGATCCGGTCTTTAGCTTCCTGACGCGCATCGCCGTTTCCATCATGCAGACGCTGGGGCTTAATGTGACCCAGCCGGAACTCCAGCCGGACGCTTTCCCCTTCTGGGACTCCTGCATGATGGTGTTGTCTGTTGTGGCGATGATCCTGATGACCCGCAAATACGTAGAAAACTGGCTGTTGTGGGTGATTATTAACGTAATCAGCGTGGTCATCTTCGCGCTGCAGGGCGTACTGGCGATGTCGCTGGAATATCTCATCCTGACCTTTATTGCACTTAACGGCAGCCGGATGTGGATCAAAGCGGCCCGCGAGCATGGCTCACGGGCGCTCGGTTAA
- the nadA_1 gene encoding quinolinate synthetase A: MHDEFKTQALARMKALYPQAAVLVHPESPQAIVDMADAVGSTSQLIAAAKTLPHPQLIVATDRGIFYKMQQACPDKELLEAPTAGEGATCRSCAHCPWMAMNGLKAIAEGLEAGGDAHEIHVDAALRERALVPLNRMLDFAATLRR; the protein is encoded by the coding sequence GTGCATGATGAGTTTAAAACCCAGGCGCTGGCGCGGATGAAAGCGCTGTATCCACAAGCGGCCGTGCTGGTCCATCCGGAGTCGCCGCAGGCGATTGTTGATATGGCGGATGCGGTAGGCTCTACCAGTCAACTGATTGCAGCTGCGAAAACGTTGCCGCATCCCCAGCTTATTGTTGCTACCGATCGCGGCATTTTTTACAAAATGCAGCAAGCGTGTCCGGATAAAGAGCTGCTTGAAGCACCGACCGCAGGAGAAGGGGCAACCTGCCGCAGCTGCGCGCATTGTCCGTGGATGGCGATGAACGGCCTAAAAGCCATTGCTGAGGGGCTGGAAGCCGGTGGGGACGCCCATGAGATCCATGTGGATGCCGCGCTCCGTGAGCGGGCTCTGGTGCCGCTTAACCGCATGTTGGATTTTGCGGCTACACTTCGTCGTTAA
- the nadA_2 gene encoding quinolinate synthetase A yields MVAHYYTDPEIQALAEETGGCISDSLEMARFGANNPASTLLVAGVRFMGETAKILSPEKTILMPTLEAECSLDLGCPIEEFSAFCDAHPDRTVVVYANTSAAVKARADWVVTSSIAVELIEHLDSLGEKLSGRRIAILVITYKSRPVRMCCAGRAPALCMMSLKPRRWRG; encoded by the coding sequence ATGGTGGCGCACTACTACACCGATCCTGAAATCCAGGCACTGGCCGAAGAAACCGGTGGCTGCATTTCCGATTCACTGGAAATGGCCCGCTTTGGCGCAAATAATCCGGCCTCTACGCTGCTGGTCGCCGGGGTACGTTTTATGGGTGAAACTGCCAAAATCCTCAGCCCGGAAAAAACCATTTTAATGCCGACGTTAGAAGCAGAATGCTCACTGGATTTGGGTTGCCCCATTGAGGAGTTCAGTGCATTTTGCGATGCGCATCCTGACCGCACGGTCGTGGTTTACGCCAATACGTCTGCGGCAGTAAAAGCACGCGCCGACTGGGTAGTGACATCCAGCATTGCGGTTGAACTTATTGAACATCTCGACAGCCTTGGCGAGAAATTATCTGGGCGCCGGATCGCCATCTTGGTCATTACGTACAAAAGCAGACCGGTGCGGATGTGCTGTGCTGGCAGGGCGCCTGCATTGTGCATGATGAGTTTAAAACCCAGGCGCTGGCGCGGATGA
- the ail gene encoding putative PagC-like membrane protein, translating into MKKVALAVLLAGGMVSGVALADEHSVSVGYAQSKVQDFKNIRGVNLQYRYEWDSPVSVMGSFTYMKGDDDQNYYLSSDYINNHVEAKYYSLLVGPAFRINEYVSLYALGGVARTKADGHTVWHNGGDNYVGRETISAKSTSFAYGAGVIFNPTENLSFNVGYEGTQADIEGDRDINGFNVGVGYRF; encoded by the coding sequence ATGAAAAAGGTAGCTCTGGCGGTTTTACTCGCAGGCGGGATGGTAAGCGGCGTCGCTCTGGCGGATGAGCACTCAGTTTCAGTAGGTTATGCGCAGAGCAAAGTACAAGACTTTAAAAACATTCGGGGCGTCAATTTACAGTACCGTTATGAGTGGGATTCGCCAGTTAGCGTAATGGGCTCTTTCACCTATATGAAAGGCGATGATGACCAGAATTACTACCTGTCATCTGACTACATTAACAACCACGTCGAAGCAAAATATTACTCTTTGCTGGTCGGCCCCGCTTTCCGTATTAATGAATATGTGTCGCTTTATGCGTTAGGTGGCGTTGCCCGCACAAAAGCTGACGGCCACACGGTCTGGCACAACGGTGGCGACAACTACGTGGGTCGCGAAACCATTTCCGCTAAATCCACCTCTTTCGCGTACGGCGCAGGGGTAATCTTCAACCCGACGGAAAACCTCTCGTTTAATGTGGGTTACGAAGGCACTCAGGCAGATATCGAAGGCGATCGTGATATCAACGGCTTTAACGTAGGCGTGGGTTACCGCTTCTGA
- the ybgF gene encoding putative tetratricopeptide repeat exported protein — MSSNFRHHLLSLSLLVGIAAPWAAFAQAPISSVGSGSVEDRVTQLERISNAHSQLLTQLQQQLSDNQNDIDSLRGQIQENQYQLNQVVERQKQLLLQMDSLSSGGAAAQSGDTGAQNNSAAASGDGAANAPAASSGAPVQSGDANTDYNAAIALVQDKSRQDDAIAAFQNFVKKYPDSTYLPNANYWLGQLNYNKGKKDDAAFYFASVVKNYPKSPKASDAMYKVGLIMQDKGDSAKAKAVYQQVISKYPNTDGAKQAQKRLSAMQ, encoded by the coding sequence ATGAGCAGTAACTTCAGACATCATCTGTTGAGTCTGTCGTTACTGGTTGGCATAGCGGCCCCCTGGGCCGCTTTTGCTCAGGCGCCAATCAGTAGTGTCGGCTCAGGCTCGGTTGAAGACCGGGTCACGCAATTAGAGCGTATTTCCAACGCTCACAGTCAGCTTTTAACGCAGCTCCAGCAGCAACTTTCCGATAACCAAAACGATATTGATTCCCTGCGCGGTCAGATTCAGGAAAACCAGTATCAGTTGAACCAGGTTGTGGAACGTCAAAAGCAGCTGTTGTTGCAGATGGATAGCCTCAGCAGCGGCGGTGCGGCCGCGCAGTCGGGCGATACTGGCGCGCAAAATAATAGCGCGGCAGCATCGGGTGACGGCGCCGCTAATGCGCCAGCGGCCTCGTCAGGCGCGCCGGTACAAAGCGGTGATGCGAATACCGACTACAACGCGGCTATCGCATTAGTGCAGGATAAGTCGCGCCAGGATGACGCTATCGCGGCATTCCAGAACTTTGTGAAGAAGTACCCGGATTCAACCTATCTGCCGAATGCCAATTACTGGCTGGGACAGTTGAATTACAACAAGGGTAAAAAAGACGATGCGGCGTTTTACTTCGCTTCAGTTGTCAAAAATTACCCAAAATCGCCGAAAGCATCAGACGCAATGTATAAAGTGGGCCTGATCATGCAAGACAAAGGCGATAGCGCAAAAGCAAAAGCGGTGTATCAGCAGGTTATCAGTAAGTATCCCAATACTGATGGCGCTAAGCAGGCGCAGAAACGTTTAAGTGCAATGCAATAG
- the pal_1 gene encoding peptidoglycan-associated outer membrane lipoprotein, whose amino-acid sequence MPHANFLRSNPSYKVTVEGHADERGTPEYNISLGERRANAVKMYLQGKGVSADQISIVSYGKEKPAVLGHDEAAYAKNRRAVLVY is encoded by the coding sequence ATGCCCCACGCTAACTTCCTGCGTAGCAACCCGTCTTATAAAGTCACCGTAGAAGGTCACGCGGACGAACGTGGTACCCCTGAGTACAACATCTCCCTGGGCGAGCGTCGTGCTAATGCCGTGAAGATGTACCTGCAGGGTAAAGGCGTTTCTGCTGACCAGATCTCCATCGTTTCTTACGGTAAAGAGAAACCGGCAGTACTGGGCCATGACGAAGCGGCTTACGCTAAAAACCGTCGTGCCGTACTGGTTTACTAA
- the pal_2 gene encoding peptidoglycan-associated outer membrane lipoprotein: protein MQLNKVLKGLMIALPVMAIAACSSNKNASNDGSEGGMLNGAGTGMDANGNGNMSSEEQARLQMQQLQQNNIVYFDLDKYDIRSDFAAMLDAPR from the coding sequence ATGCAACTGAACAAAGTGCTGAAAGGGCTGATGATCGCTCTGCCTGTAATGGCAATCGCAGCGTGTTCTTCTAACAAGAATGCAAGCAACGATGGCAGCGAAGGCGGCATGCTGAACGGCGCCGGCACTGGTATGGACGCTAACGGCAACGGCAACATGTCTTCTGAAGAGCAAGCGCGCCTGCAAATGCAGCAGCTGCAACAGAACAACATCGTTTACTTCGATCTGGATAAATACGATATCCGTTCTGACTTCGCTGCAATGCTGGATGCCCCACGCTAA